Proteins found in one Planococcus citri chromosome 2, ihPlaCitr1.1, whole genome shotgun sequence genomic segment:
- the LOC135837444 gene encoding uncharacterized protein LOC135837444 isoform X3, which yields MFCFPCSQIKFPSLGMSNPLSGVKNIFAKKPTIPKTPVDGAAIKNLGEKAEGILEEQKKKVEELAIEKRNAAAAILEQQKEKIGDLLWQSKSDAENLSAEAKQAVDGFEDEIAKEASKAADDATQHVSSTVDEKLKETEEFLDDKREEAVKQASSAADSVLNPSAVLGKAKGFLN from the exons ATGTTTTGTTTTCCGTGTTCGCAAATTAAATTCCCCTCGTTAGGAATGAGTAATCCTTTAAGCGGCGTTAAGAATATATTCGCGAAAAAACCAACGATACCGAAAACACCTGTAGATGGTGCAG caattaaaaatttgggCGAGAAAGCCGAAGGGATTTTAGAAgaacaaaagaaaaaagttgaagaattggCCATCGAAAAGAGGAACGCAGCTGCTGCCATTCTAGAACAACAA aaagaaaaaattggagaCTTGTTATGGCAGTCGAAAAGCGACGCTGAAAATTTAAGTGCCGAAGCTAAACAAGCCGTAGATGGTTTCGAAGATGAAATTGCCAAAGAGGCCAGTAAAGCTGCTGATGATGCTACTCAACAT gtcagCAGTACGGTTGACGAGAAGTTAAAAGAAACCGAAGAATTTTTAGATGATAAAAGGGAAGAGGCTGTGAAGCAGGCTAGTTCGGCAGCCGATTCTGTTCTCAATCCGTCGGCCGTTCTGGGAAAAGCGAAAGGATTTTTGAATT ag
- the LOC135837444 gene encoding uncharacterized protein LOC135837444 isoform X4, which yields MFGGIGGAIKNLGEKAEGILEEQKKKVEELAIEKRNAAAAILEQQKEKIGDLLWQSKSDAENLSAEAKQAVDGFEDEIAKEASKAADDATQHVSSTVDEKLKETEEFLDDKREEAVKQASSAADSVLNPSAVLGKAKGFLNYFRYVYGKNEAMVKKYMR from the exons ATGTTCGGAGGAATCGGAGGTG caattaaaaatttgggCGAGAAAGCCGAAGGGATTTTAGAAgaacaaaagaaaaaagttgaagaattggCCATCGAAAAGAGGAACGCAGCTGCTGCCATTCTAGAACAACAA aaagaaaaaattggagaCTTGTTATGGCAGTCGAAAAGCGACGCTGAAAATTTAAGTGCCGAAGCTAAACAAGCCGTAGATGGTTTCGAAGATGAAATTGCCAAAGAGGCCAGTAAAGCTGCTGATGATGCTACTCAACAT gtcagCAGTACGGTTGACGAGAAGTTAAAAGAAACCGAAGAATTTTTAGATGATAAAAGGGAAGAGGCTGTGAAGCAGGCTAGTTCGGCAGCCGATTCTGTTCTCAATCCGTCGGCCGTTCTGGGAAAAGCGAAAGGATTTTTGAATT ATTTCAGGTACGTGTACGGAAAAAACGAAGCAATGGTGAAAAAATATATGCGATG a
- the LOC135837444 gene encoding uncharacterized protein LOC135837444 isoform X1 has protein sequence MFCFPCSQIKFPSLGMSNPLSGVKNIFAKKPTIPKTPVDGAAIKNLGEKAEGILEEQKKKVEELAIEKRNAAAAILEQQKEKIGDLLWQSKSDAENLSAEAKQAVDGFEDEIAKEASKAADDATQHVSSTVDEKLKETEEFLDDKREEAVKQASSAADSVLNPSAVLGKAKGFLNYFRYVYGKNEAMVKKYMR, from the exons ATGTTTTGTTTTCCGTGTTCGCAAATTAAATTCCCCTCGTTAGGAATGAGTAATCCTTTAAGCGGCGTTAAGAATATATTCGCGAAAAAACCAACGATACCGAAAACACCTGTAGATGGTGCAG caattaaaaatttgggCGAGAAAGCCGAAGGGATTTTAGAAgaacaaaagaaaaaagttgaagaattggCCATCGAAAAGAGGAACGCAGCTGCTGCCATTCTAGAACAACAA aaagaaaaaattggagaCTTGTTATGGCAGTCGAAAAGCGACGCTGAAAATTTAAGTGCCGAAGCTAAACAAGCCGTAGATGGTTTCGAAGATGAAATTGCCAAAGAGGCCAGTAAAGCTGCTGATGATGCTACTCAACAT gtcagCAGTACGGTTGACGAGAAGTTAAAAGAAACCGAAGAATTTTTAGATGATAAAAGGGAAGAGGCTGTGAAGCAGGCTAGTTCGGCAGCCGATTCTGTTCTCAATCCGTCGGCCGTTCTGGGAAAAGCGAAAGGATTTTTGAATT ATTTCAGGTACGTGTACGGAAAAAACGAAGCAATGGTGAAAAAATATATGCGATG a
- the LOC135837444 gene encoding uncharacterized protein LOC135837444 isoform X2: MFCFPCSQIKFPSLGMSNPLSGVKNIFAKKPTIPKTPVDGAAIKNLGEKAEGILEEQKKKVEELAIEKRNAAAAILEQQKEKIGDLLWQSKSDAENLSAEAKQAVDGFEDEIAKEASKAADDATQHVSSTVDEKLKETEEFLDDKREEAVKQASSAADSVLNPSAVLGKAKGFLNF, translated from the exons ATGTTTTGTTTTCCGTGTTCGCAAATTAAATTCCCCTCGTTAGGAATGAGTAATCCTTTAAGCGGCGTTAAGAATATATTCGCGAAAAAACCAACGATACCGAAAACACCTGTAGATGGTGCAG caattaaaaatttgggCGAGAAAGCCGAAGGGATTTTAGAAgaacaaaagaaaaaagttgaagaattggCCATCGAAAAGAGGAACGCAGCTGCTGCCATTCTAGAACAACAA aaagaaaaaattggagaCTTGTTATGGCAGTCGAAAAGCGACGCTGAAAATTTAAGTGCCGAAGCTAAACAAGCCGTAGATGGTTTCGAAGATGAAATTGCCAAAGAGGCCAGTAAAGCTGCTGATGATGCTACTCAACAT gtcagCAGTACGGTTGACGAGAAGTTAAAAGAAACCGAAGAATTTTTAGATGATAAAAGGGAAGAGGCTGTGAAGCAGGCTAGTTCGGCAGCCGATTCTGTTCTCAATCCGTCGGCCGTTCTGGGAAAAGCGAAAGGATTTTTGAATT TTTGA